Proteins found in one Haloferax litoreum genomic segment:
- a CDS encoding ABC transporter ATP-binding protein, whose amino-acid sequence MPAIETTGLTKRYGHDVYAVSDLSLTVEEGEVFGFLGPNGAGKSTTIDMLMDFVRPTSGSATILGYDAQDEAEAVHKRVGILPDGYSLYDRLSGRKHIEFAISLKESDDDPDEILARVGLDADAAARPAGTYSKGMSQRLALGMALVGDPDVLILDEPSSGLDPDGIRDIRALARSHADAGGTVFFSSHILSQVEAVCDRVGILSRGRLVAIDTIDGLREAVGTGATITLAVDTPPVGVEFDDIDGITDVALDGSVVKATCTDPTSKVTLVDRVREGGSRILDIETHETSLEDLFSAYTHPVDEPMAVEAER is encoded by the coding sequence GTGCCCGCCATCGAGACGACTGGGTTGACGAAGCGGTACGGCCACGACGTGTACGCAGTCTCCGACCTCTCGTTGACGGTCGAAGAAGGAGAAGTGTTCGGCTTCCTCGGCCCGAACGGTGCCGGGAAATCGACGACCATCGACATGCTGATGGACTTCGTCCGGCCCACCTCGGGGTCGGCGACCATCCTCGGATACGACGCCCAAGACGAGGCTGAAGCGGTTCACAAACGCGTCGGTATCCTCCCCGACGGGTACAGTCTGTACGACCGCCTCTCGGGGCGCAAACACATCGAATTCGCCATCTCACTGAAGGAGAGCGACGACGACCCAGACGAGATTCTCGCTCGCGTCGGGTTGGACGCGGATGCGGCGGCCCGACCTGCTGGAACCTACTCGAAAGGGATGAGTCAACGCCTTGCACTTGGCATGGCACTCGTCGGGGACCCCGACGTACTCATCCTCGACGAACCGTCGAGCGGCCTCGACCCGGACGGTATCCGCGACATTCGAGCGCTGGCGCGGTCCCACGCCGACGCGGGCGGAACGGTGTTCTTCTCGTCACACATCCTCAGTCAGGTCGAAGCGGTGTGTGACCGCGTCGGCATCCTCTCGCGTGGGCGACTCGTCGCCATCGACACCATCGACGGCCTGCGCGAAGCGGTCGGGACTGGCGCGACGATTACGCTCGCCGTCGACACGCCGCCAGTCGGCGTCGAGTTCGACGACATCGACGGTATCACCGACGTAGCACTCGACGGAAGCGTCGTCAAAGCGACGTGCACAGACCCAACCTCGAAGGTCACACTCGTCGACCGAGTCCGAGAGGGAGGTAGTCGCATCCTCGACATCGAGACACACGAGACGTCGCTCGAAGACCTGTTTTCGGCGTACACGCACCCCGTGGACGAACCGATGGCCGTGGAGGCAGAACGATGA
- the thiE gene encoding thiamine phosphate synthase, giving the protein MDTYLVTQSTLSEARSTVDVVSAALEGGVDVVQLREKNVPACERYHLARELRAMTADAGVPLVVNDRVDIAVAVDADGVHLGDDDVPVDVARAQLGPDAIIGRSVSTVAGAKAAEDAEADYLGVGAVFVTSSKQTTVEQTEIGLETVEAVANAVSIPLVGIGGISAENAADVVAAGADGVAVISEITAANDPAAATRRLAAAVESGRTQR; this is encoded by the coding sequence ATGGATACGTACCTCGTCACTCAGTCGACCCTCTCCGAAGCGCGGTCGACGGTGGACGTGGTCTCGGCCGCACTCGAGGGCGGCGTCGACGTCGTCCAACTTCGTGAGAAGAACGTCCCCGCCTGCGAGCGATACCACCTCGCCCGCGAACTCCGTGCGATGACCGCCGACGCCGGTGTCCCACTCGTCGTCAACGACCGGGTCGATATCGCCGTCGCAGTCGACGCGGACGGCGTCCACCTCGGCGACGACGACGTTCCCGTCGACGTCGCGCGTGCCCAACTGGGCCCAGACGCCATCATCGGTCGCTCGGTGTCGACTGTCGCGGGTGCGAAGGCCGCCGAGGACGCAGAAGCGGACTACCTCGGCGTCGGTGCCGTCTTCGTAACGTCGTCGAAGCAGACCACGGTCGAACAGACCGAAATCGGTCTGGAGACGGTCGAAGCAGTCGCCAACGCCGTGTCGATTCCGCTCGTCGGCATCGGTGGTATCTCGGCGGAGAACGCCGCCGATGTCGTCGCCGCAGGTGCCGACGGTGTCGCCGTCATCTCAGAGATTACGGCCGCTAACGACCCGGCGGCGGCGACGCGCCGTCTCGCTGCTGCGGTCGAATCGGGGAGGACACAGCGATGA
- the thiM gene encoding hydroxyethylthiazole kinase produces the protein MTALDVPLEAALSTVLEATPLVNSVTNEVTVNDVANITLHWGGLPVMSDDEREVADMVAIADGCLLNMGTVSATGEETMLTAGEAANDTGVPLVVDPVGVGATPTRTRVADRLVTDLDVDVLNGNYGEISAIAGDDAEVRGVESVGEYGDIAVSAIACARKTGAVVVASGETDIVATEEEAFEIHTGHPMMGNVVGTGCMQGVTLAVFAAAMGDTLQAALSATASYGLAGELAADGSFGEYHGPASYKIAFLDAVAGLADAAPDVTGRIERIEV, from the coding sequence ATGACCGCTCTCGACGTGCCTCTCGAAGCGGCACTCTCGACAGTCTTGGAGGCGACACCGCTCGTCAACTCGGTCACGAACGAAGTGACGGTGAACGACGTGGCGAACATCACCCTCCACTGGGGTGGGTTGCCGGTGATGTCGGACGACGAGCGCGAAGTCGCCGACATGGTCGCCATCGCCGACGGGTGTCTCCTGAACATGGGGACCGTGAGTGCGACGGGCGAAGAGACGATGCTGACCGCCGGCGAGGCGGCGAACGACACCGGCGTCCCACTCGTCGTCGACCCTGTCGGGGTCGGCGCGACGCCGACTCGAACGCGCGTCGCCGACCGTCTCGTCACGGACCTCGACGTGGACGTTCTCAACGGGAACTACGGCGAAATATCGGCCATCGCGGGCGACGACGCCGAGGTTCGTGGCGTCGAGTCCGTCGGCGAGTACGGCGATATCGCCGTGTCGGCCATCGCCTGCGCCCGAAAGACGGGTGCTGTGGTCGTCGCGTCCGGCGAGACGGATATCGTCGCCACCGAGGAGGAAGCGTTCGAAATCCACACTGGTCACCCGATGATGGGGAACGTGGTCGGAACCGGGTGCATGCAAGGGGTGACGCTCGCCGTCTTCGCGGCGGCGATGGGCGACACGCTTCAGGCGGCGCTCTCTGCGACTGCCTCGTACGGCCTCGCTGGCGAACTGGCCGCAGACGGGTCGTTCGGCGAGTACCACGGCCCGGCGAGTTACAAGATTGCCTTCCTCGACGCCGTCGCGGGACTCGCCGACGCCGCGCCCGACGTGACCGGCCGAATCGAGCGCATCGAGGTGTGA
- the thiD gene encoding bifunctional hydroxymethylpyrimidine kinase/phosphomethylpyrimidine kinase, protein MTETPRGTASPAPQTTPYALTIASSDSGGGAGIQADLKTMTRLGVYGGSVLVSATAQNSQGVAGTHVLPTEAVRAQFDAVHRDFDVGAVKLGMLATAGGVETVADCLRDYDGPIVVDPVMVSTSGDRLLETDAIDAYIDLFAQATLVTPNADEAAELTGVVPNTPENVRAVAERFFDWGADAVLLKGGHVETADGTVVDWLVTPDETTTYTNPRIDTEATHGSGCTLSSAIVARLAHGDNLASAVQHGIAFTHAALSSPADVGTGPGSVNHLVDLGDGWTPPDETG, encoded by the coding sequence GTGACCGAAACACCACGAGGAACAGCGTCGCCTGCCCCTCAGACGACGCCGTACGCGCTCACTATCGCCTCTAGCGACTCGGGCGGTGGGGCCGGAATCCAAGCGGACCTCAAGACGATGACTCGCCTCGGTGTCTACGGTGGGTCTGTCCTCGTCTCCGCGACTGCGCAGAACTCACAGGGGGTCGCCGGGACGCACGTCCTTCCGACCGAGGCGGTCCGCGCCCAGTTCGACGCCGTCCACCGCGACTTCGACGTCGGTGCGGTCAAACTTGGTATGTTGGCCACCGCTGGCGGGGTGGAAACGGTCGCTGATTGCCTTCGCGACTACGACGGACCGATTGTCGTGGACCCGGTGATGGTCTCTACGTCGGGCGACCGGTTACTCGAAACAGACGCCATCGACGCCTACATCGACCTCTTCGCACAGGCGACGCTCGTGACGCCCAACGCGGACGAAGCGGCCGAACTGACGGGTGTCGTCCCAAACACCCCCGAGAACGTTCGGGCCGTCGCGGAGCGATTCTTCGACTGGGGTGCCGACGCCGTCCTCCTGAAAGGCGGGCACGTCGAGACTGCTGACGGAACCGTCGTCGATTGGCTCGTCACTCCCGACGAGACGACGACGTACACCAACCCGCGCATCGACACCGAAGCGACCCACGGGTCTGGATGCACGCTCTCCAGCGCCATCGTCGCGCGACTCGCCCACGGCGACAACCTGGCGTCGGCCGTCCAGCACGGAATCGCATTCACACACGCCGCGCTCTCGTCCCCTGCCGACGTTGGTACCGGTCCGGGAAGCGTGAACCACCTCGTCGACCTCGGAGATGGGTGGACGCCTCCCGACGAGACAGGGTAA
- the tenA gene encoding thiaminase II: MGFSDHLLEVGADHWDAQKEHPFVVELAEGTLDEAAFLHWVRQDYHYLLDYARTFALLGAKAEDEETMAHLYGVAHRVVDDEMDLHREFAASYGVSPADLVATEKAPTCVAYTNYLLRVARECPLPVGAAVIYPCGQGYLDIADHMAELSDGDHRYTPFIEKYTSDGFRDAVAWIREFVDEMAEAYPDQRDAMEDAFRRSTKLEHTFWEMAYTGEEWPTTETA; this comes from the coding sequence ATGGGATTCAGCGACCACCTCCTCGAAGTCGGTGCGGACCACTGGGACGCACAGAAAGAACACCCGTTCGTGGTCGAACTCGCCGAGGGAACCCTCGACGAAGCGGCGTTCCTCCACTGGGTGCGACAGGACTACCACTACCTTCTCGACTACGCGCGGACTTTCGCCCTTCTCGGAGCGAAGGCCGAAGACGAAGAGACGATGGCCCACCTCTACGGTGTCGCACACCGAGTCGTCGACGACGAGATGGACCTCCACCGCGAGTTCGCCGCCTCCTACGGGGTGTCCCCCGCTGACCTCGTGGCGACTGAGAAAGCGCCGACGTGTGTCGCGTACACCAACTACCTGCTCCGGGTCGCCCGTGAGTGCCCCCTCCCCGTCGGTGCGGCGGTCATCTACCCGTGTGGACAGGGGTATCTCGACATCGCAGACCACATGGCTGAACTGTCCGACGGCGACCACCGATACACGCCGTTTATCGAGAAGTACACGAGTGACGGGTTCCGCGACGCCGTCGCGTGGATTCGCGAGTTCGTCGACGAGATGGCCGAGGCGTACCCCGACCAACGCGACGCGATGGAAGACGCGTTCCGTCGAAGCACGAAACTCGAACACACCTTCTGGGAGATGGCTTACACCGGCGAGGAGTGGCCTACGACCGAAACAGCGTAA
- a CDS encoding ABC transporter permease subunit codes for MSWSVIAAKEFDDAVRSKLLWGLVTVVALVMGLTSLVPLLIPEFDGSVLLGLGAATEFAAMLVPIVSLVAAYLAIAGERESGSLRLLLGLKPARGTVVLGKFVGRSGVVVAGVGIGVLIAGLLAFLVYGELPVATFGLIVLLTAALGVSFVGIAIGISAATATRARAMTLGIAVYLGLALLWDLVPQGAHLVVLGEFPSSTVPAWYILVEGLSPSGAYSALVTAVLSANNPAIPGAEALLGGPVPFYAQWWVFALVLAAWTTIPLVLGYLVFRRTDLN; via the coding sequence ATGAGTTGGTCCGTCATCGCGGCCAAGGAGTTCGACGACGCGGTCCGGTCGAAACTGCTCTGGGGACTCGTCACCGTCGTCGCTCTCGTCATGGGCCTCACGTCACTCGTGCCGCTTCTCATCCCGGAGTTCGACGGGTCTGTCCTCCTCGGACTCGGTGCGGCCACGGAGTTCGCGGCCATGCTCGTCCCAATCGTCTCGCTCGTCGCGGCCTACCTCGCCATCGCCGGTGAGCGTGAATCTGGGAGTCTCCGCCTCTTGCTCGGCCTGAAACCCGCCCGTGGGACGGTCGTCCTCGGAAAGTTCGTCGGTCGGAGCGGTGTCGTCGTCGCCGGCGTCGGCATCGGCGTCCTCATCGCGGGCCTCCTCGCCTTCCTCGTCTACGGCGAACTCCCCGTCGCGACGTTCGGACTGATTGTACTCCTGACCGCTGCGCTCGGTGTCTCCTTCGTCGGCATCGCTATCGGTATCTCCGCCGCGACGGCCACTCGTGCACGAGCGATGACGCTCGGTATCGCCGTCTACCTCGGGTTAGCACTCCTCTGGGACCTCGTCCCACAGGGGGCCCACCTCGTCGTCCTCGGTGAGTTTCCGTCGTCGACAGTCCCAGCGTGGTACATCCTCGTCGAGGGACTGAGTCCCTCCGGCGCGTACAGTGCGCTGGTGACCGCGGTGCTGAGTGCGAACAATCCAGCGATACCCGGTGCGGAGGCACTCCTCGGCGGCCCAGTTCCGTTCTACGCGCAGTGGTGGGTCTTCGCGCTCGTCCTCGCGGCGTGGACCACGATTCCACTGGTCCTCGGGTACCTCGTCTTCCGGCGAACCGACCTCAACTGA
- a CDS encoding flavodoxin domain-containing protein, with product MASFLVVYGSSEGQTAKISERIVDVLADRGHEATAVSAGSVPTDVDPDAFDAILVGSSIHMGKHAKPVYTFVRENRAALEDRPNAFFQVSISSANPDDEAQAHAATYVDEFIEGSGWHPDRIALFGGALRYSKYGFLTRIVMKRIARDATGDTDTSRDYEYTDWDEVEAFAADVASLVETGDVSASGESEGTQA from the coding sequence ATGGCGTCATTCCTCGTCGTATACGGAAGTAGCGAAGGACAGACAGCGAAAATATCGGAGCGAATCGTAGACGTGCTTGCAGACCGTGGCCACGAGGCCACCGCCGTCTCCGCAGGTTCGGTTCCGACGGACGTAGACCCGGACGCGTTCGACGCGATACTCGTCGGGTCGTCGATTCACATGGGCAAGCACGCCAAGCCCGTCTACACGTTCGTCCGCGAGAACCGCGCGGCGCTCGAAGACCGGCCGAACGCGTTCTTCCAGGTGTCGATATCGTCTGCCAACCCGGACGACGAGGCACAGGCCCACGCAGCGACGTACGTCGATGAATTCATCGAAGGGTCTGGATGGCACCCAGACAGAATCGCCCTCTTCGGTGGCGCACTCCGCTACTCGAAGTACGGGTTCCTCACTCGAATCGTGATGAAGCGTATCGCGAGGGATGCGACCGGTGACACGGACACCTCGCGCGACTACGAGTACACCGACTGGGACGAAGTCGAGGCGTTCGCGGCGGACGTCGCATCACTGGTCGAGACTGGCGACGTGTCCGCGAGTGGCGAATCGGAGGGGACGCAGGCGTGA